In Streptomyces sp. NBC_01439, the following are encoded in one genomic region:
- a CDS encoding helix-turn-helix domain-containing protein, producing the protein MATQFMDVRETAEYLNMSVQWVYREAPRAGLAPYRFGAGRNAKIQFKVSEVESWAKQQKISW; encoded by the coding sequence ATGGCCACTCAGTTCATGGACGTGAGAGAGACCGCGGAGTACCTCAACATGTCGGTGCAGTGGGTGTACCGAGAAGCGCCTCGGGCCGGGCTCGCCCCCTATCGTTTTGGAGCCGGACGCAACGCCAAGATCCAGTTCAAGGTGTCCGAGGTCGAGTCCTGGGCCAAGCAGCAGAAGATCTCGTGGTGA
- a CDS encoding sensor histidine kinase, translating to MGRGRFVVRAAVRDWATAVCVAAALLVTGLSGQRSATGRLDLLGYALLVAGGLALAGGRRAPVPVLAVTGVCAVGYQAAGFDVPAVAYLFAVYAAVRAGHRTLTIAASFAMLAALPVAALVSGMHDMGEALARSRGALEIAWLIAAGAAGEALRQAERRADEAERTREETARRRADEERLHIARELHDSLVHQISIIKVQSEVAVHLARKRGEQVPEALLAIQQAGREATRELRATLEALRDDDTSPPRGLDDVPELVEGARRTGLDARLAVDGRRPDVPAAVERTVYRIVQESLTNISRHAAATTASVHIDYRPDALTVRVDDDGKATSNAASTPGVGLLGMRERVTALGGRLRAEPRSEGGFTVQAELPVERAS from the coding sequence ATGGGCAGAGGAAGGTTCGTGGTTCGGGCCGCGGTCAGGGACTGGGCGACAGCCGTCTGCGTGGCGGCGGCGCTGCTGGTCACCGGGCTGTCGGGGCAGCGCTCCGCCACGGGCCGCCTCGACCTGCTCGGCTACGCGCTGCTGGTAGCCGGCGGCCTGGCACTGGCCGGCGGCCGTCGGGCTCCGGTTCCCGTGCTCGCCGTCACCGGGGTGTGCGCGGTGGGCTACCAGGCGGCCGGTTTCGATGTACCCGCCGTCGCGTACCTGTTCGCCGTGTACGCGGCCGTACGGGCCGGCCACCGTACTCTCACGATCGCGGCCAGTTTCGCCATGCTCGCCGCACTCCCCGTCGCCGCCCTGGTCTCGGGCATGCACGACATGGGTGAGGCGCTCGCGCGGTCCCGGGGCGCCCTGGAGATCGCCTGGCTGATCGCCGCCGGCGCCGCGGGCGAGGCACTGCGGCAGGCCGAGCGCCGGGCGGACGAGGCCGAGCGCACCCGGGAGGAGACCGCGCGGCGTCGCGCCGACGAGGAACGACTCCACATCGCGCGGGAGTTGCACGATTCGCTCGTCCACCAGATCTCGATCATCAAGGTGCAGTCCGAAGTTGCCGTACACCTGGCCCGCAAGCGTGGCGAACAGGTACCTGAGGCCCTGCTGGCGATCCAGCAGGCCGGTCGTGAGGCGACCCGGGAGCTGCGAGCGACGCTGGAAGCGCTTCGCGACGACGACACGTCTCCGCCGCGTGGGCTCGACGATGTCCCGGAACTGGTGGAGGGTGCCCGGAGGACCGGCCTGGACGCGAGGCTGGCGGTCGACGGACGACGCCCCGACGTGCCGGCCGCGGTCGAACGGACCGTCTACCGGATCGTTCAGGAGTCCCTCACCAACATCTCCCGGCACGCCGCAGCCACTACCGCATCGGTCCACATCGACTACCGCCCGGACGCCCTGACCGTCCGCGTCGATGACGATGGCAAAGCCACGTCGAACGCGGCCTCGACGCCCGGAGTCGGGCTGCTCGGGATGCGCGAACGCGTGACGGCTCTCGGCGGTCGGCTGCGCGCCGAACCGCGGAGTGAGGGCGGCTTCACCGTCCAGGCCGAACTCCCCGTGGAGCGGGCGTCGTGA
- a CDS encoding GNAT family N-acetyltransferase translates to MSITIAPLAEAHADEVLAIYQAGIDEGNATFETTAPPWEAFAAGKLPEHRFAAVGEDGKVLGWVAASAVSDRCAYAGVVEHSVYVHPAARGRGVAMQLLTALIGSTETAGIWTIQSGIFPENRASLALHQRAGFRVIGTRERIGRQHGVWRDVVLLERRSPRIS, encoded by the coding sequence ATGAGCATCACCATCGCCCCGCTGGCCGAAGCGCACGCGGATGAGGTCCTGGCGATCTACCAGGCGGGGATCGACGAGGGCAACGCCACCTTCGAGACCACCGCCCCGCCGTGGGAGGCGTTCGCGGCGGGCAAGCTGCCGGAGCACCGCTTCGCCGCTGTCGGCGAGGACGGCAAGGTACTGGGCTGGGTCGCGGCGAGCGCGGTCTCGGACCGGTGCGCGTACGCGGGTGTGGTCGAGCACTCCGTCTACGTCCACCCGGCCGCCCGTGGCCGAGGCGTCGCCATGCAGCTCCTTACCGCACTGATCGGCTCGACGGAGACCGCGGGGATCTGGACGATCCAGTCGGGCATCTTCCCCGAGAACCGCGCGAGCCTCGCCCTCCACCAGCGGGCCGGCTTCCGGGTCATCGGCACCCGCGAGCGCATCGGCCGCCAACACGGCGTGTGGCGTGACGTGGTGCTGTTGGAGCGCCGCAGCCCGCGGATCAGCTGA
- a CDS encoding DUF6223 family protein yields the protein MSVRDMLSAPEAAHIALQPVAASVFSMSTGRLGAIVAALVGLTGVVIGGLALARPTGRFGTRSGRAGAVVAGLIAMALGGLVVATSDSGIGTGNGRGGAFVALLLGLIAVVVGALTLARSRRTG from the coding sequence ATGTCAGTCCGAGACATGCTTTCCGCACCCGAAGCCGCGCACATCGCGCTCCAGCCGGTCGCCGCCAGTGTCTTCAGTATGAGTACCGGGCGACTCGGTGCCATCGTGGCCGCACTGGTGGGACTGACCGGCGTGGTCATCGGCGGGCTGGCCCTAGCTCGTCCCACCGGTCGATTCGGGACCCGCTCCGGGCGAGCGGGCGCCGTCGTGGCGGGGCTGATCGCCATGGCTCTTGGTGGGCTGGTCGTGGCCACCTCCGACAGCGGGATCGGCACCGGCAACGGGAGGGGCGGGGCTTTCGTGGCGCTGCTGTTGGGGCTGATCGCCGTGGTCGTCGGTGCGCTCACTCTGGCCCGCTCCCGCCGCACCGGCTGA
- a CDS encoding alkylmercury lyase family protein has protein sequence MAVTWPAAARSPIRMPPRYGLDLPVHWKVYVRFASSPTGKDSGMRITILTVPECPNVPVVQERITEALDGRAAVIDLVEVFEEGEAARWGMTGSPTVLLNGTDPFPIPGAPPSVSCRLYRDAGGRTDGAPSVQALREAFSGVRRPQAAEEQDCCETDPLDPIGRAGRGRRAPAERGLRLVQHAILRHFATTGRAPEATLLEPVAAEAGRTAGEVLAELDREDFLTLATSGRIAAAYPFSAVETRHQVQLANEVRVWSMCAIDALGISAMLGQDVTVSSSDPIDGQPVTVSFVNGAARWEPAGAVVFVGRRESEGPAAAVCCDALNFFSGLTPAEQWKSANPEVRGEIVSQARAIEIGHQTFGPLLEED, from the coding sequence TTGGCCGTCACCTGGCCGGCCGCCGCGAGGTCACCGATACGCATGCCTCCACGCTACGGCCTTGACCTTCCAGTGCACTGGAAGGTCTATGTTCGGTTCGCAAGCTCACCGACCGGGAAGGACAGCGGGATGCGGATCACGATCCTCACGGTGCCGGAGTGCCCGAACGTGCCGGTCGTGCAGGAGCGGATCACGGAGGCACTCGACGGCCGTGCTGCCGTGATCGACCTGGTCGAGGTGTTCGAAGAGGGCGAGGCGGCCCGGTGGGGCATGACTGGTTCGCCCACGGTGCTCCTCAACGGCACCGACCCGTTCCCCATCCCTGGTGCTCCGCCGTCGGTGTCGTGCCGCCTCTACCGTGACGCTGGCGGCCGCACCGACGGTGCACCGAGCGTCCAGGCTCTCCGGGAGGCGTTTTCGGGAGTACGCAGGCCCCAGGCGGCCGAAGAGCAGGACTGCTGCGAGACCGACCCCCTGGATCCGATCGGCCGGGCAGGGCGGGGGAGGCGGGCGCCTGCGGAGCGCGGCCTGCGGCTGGTCCAGCACGCGATCCTGCGGCACTTCGCCACTACGGGGCGCGCGCCGGAGGCCACCCTGCTCGAACCCGTGGCGGCCGAAGCCGGACGGACAGCCGGAGAGGTTCTGGCCGAGCTGGACCGCGAGGATTTTCTGACCCTCGCCACATCTGGACGGATCGCGGCCGCGTACCCGTTCTCGGCAGTGGAGACGCGGCACCAGGTACAGCTGGCCAACGAGGTGCGGGTCTGGTCGATGTGTGCGATCGACGCGCTCGGCATTTCCGCAATGCTCGGCCAGGACGTGACGGTCTCCTCCAGCGACCCCATCGACGGACAGCCGGTGACCGTCTCTTTCGTCAACGGTGCGGCGCGATGGGAGCCTGCCGGTGCGGTCGTCTTTGTCGGGCGCCGTGAGAGCGAGGGCCCAGCTGCCGCGGTGTGCTGCGACGCCCTGAACTTCTTCTCCGGCCTCACCCCGGCCGAGCAATGGAAGTCGGCGAACCCCGAAGTGCGTGGGGAGATCGTCAGCCAGGCCCGCGCCATTGAGATCGGGCACCAGACCTTCGGCCCGCTCCTCGAGGAGGACTGA
- a CDS encoding ArsR/SmtB family transcription factor, whose product MTTKVLPLLEPEAVAACCPPLSERPLTAEEAERTAVMFKALGDPVRLRLFSLVASHEGGEACVCDISDVGVSQPTVSHHLKKLREAGLLSSERRGTWVYYRVEPAVLAAMGQLLTRAAAA is encoded by the coding sequence ATGACTACGAAGGTGTTGCCGCTGCTGGAGCCGGAGGCCGTGGCAGCGTGCTGCCCGCCCCTGTCGGAGCGCCCGCTGACGGCCGAAGAGGCCGAGCGGACCGCCGTCATGTTCAAGGCCCTGGGCGACCCGGTCCGCCTGAGGCTGTTCTCGCTGGTCGCCTCCCACGAGGGCGGCGAGGCCTGCGTGTGCGACATCTCTGATGTCGGCGTCTCCCAGCCGACGGTCTCCCACCACCTGAAGAAGCTCCGGGAAGCCGGGCTGCTGTCCTCCGAGCGGCGCGGCACGTGGGTGTACTACCGGGTAGAGCCTGCGGTGCTCGCCGCCATGGGGCAGCTCCTGACCCGCGCGGCCGCCGCATGA
- a CDS encoding MIP/aquaporin family protein, which yields MTATEPVAAPAVESDIAADTSPQPAPGATPPRTPLIARAAAEIVGTAALVAIVVGSGIQATKLTDDVALQLLANSTATVFGLGVLIALLGPVSGAHFNPAVTLAEWWTARRGGAGVTARELAVYVPSQIAGAIAGAVLADAMFGEPLVKWSTHDRSAGNLLLGEVVATAGLILLIFGLARTDRLRFAPVAVASYIGAAYWFTSSTSFANPAVTIGRAFTDTFAGIAPASVPGFIAMQVVGAVVGLALVAVIFMRGKSDTEQPAA from the coding sequence TTGACCGCCACCGAGCCCGTCGCCGCCCCCGCTGTGGAGAGCGACATAGCCGCCGACACGTCGCCGCAGCCCGCACCCGGCGCGACTCCGCCCCGCACCCCGCTGATCGCCCGCGCCGCCGCCGAGATCGTCGGCACGGCCGCCCTGGTGGCGATCGTCGTCGGCTCCGGCATCCAGGCCACCAAGCTCACCGACGACGTGGCTCTTCAGCTGCTGGCCAACTCCACCGCCACCGTCTTCGGCCTCGGCGTGTTGATCGCCCTCCTCGGGCCGGTCTCCGGCGCCCACTTCAACCCGGCCGTCACTCTCGCCGAGTGGTGGACCGCCCGCCGTGGCGGCGCCGGAGTCACCGCCCGCGAGCTCGCCGTCTACGTCCCCTCGCAGATCGCAGGTGCGATCGCGGGCGCGGTCCTGGCGGACGCGATGTTCGGCGAACCGCTGGTGAAGTGGTCCACGCACGACCGCTCCGCCGGGAACCTCCTCCTCGGCGAGGTCGTGGCGACCGCGGGCCTGATCCTGCTGATCTTTGGCCTCGCCCGCACCGACCGCCTCCGCTTCGCTCCTGTCGCGGTCGCCTCGTACATCGGCGCCGCGTACTGGTTCACCTCCTCCACCTCTTTCGCCAACCCGGCCGTCACCATCGGCCGCGCCTTCACCGATACCTTCGCGGGCATCGCCCCCGCCTCGGTGCCCGGCTTCATCGCCATGCAGGTGGTCGGCGCGGTCGTGGGTCTGGCACTCGTGGCGGTCATCTTCATGCGCGGCAAGAGCGACACGGAGCAGCCCGCAGCATGA
- a CDS encoding response regulator transcription factor, with protein MIRVLLVDDQPLLRSGFRSLLDAEEDIDVVAEAGDGKEGLAQARQHLPDVALIDIQMPVMDGIEATQLIAADPALANVHVVILTNYGLDEYVFNALRAGAAGFLVKDIVPEDFLHAVRVAARGDALLAPSITRKLINRYVAQPLDTGTRTGLEELTNREREAVVLVAQGLSNDEIADRMVISPMTAKTHINRAMAKLHARDRAQLVVLAYEAGLVTPRNS; from the coding sequence GTGATCCGTGTCCTGCTGGTCGACGACCAGCCCCTCCTCCGCAGCGGATTCCGCTCGCTGCTCGACGCCGAGGAAGACATCGATGTGGTGGCCGAGGCCGGCGACGGGAAGGAAGGCCTGGCTCAGGCCAGGCAGCACCTGCCCGACGTCGCGCTCATCGACATCCAGATGCCGGTTATGGACGGCATCGAGGCGACCCAGCTCATCGCGGCAGACCCGGCCCTGGCCAACGTGCACGTCGTCATCCTGACCAACTACGGCTTGGACGAGTACGTCTTCAACGCGCTGCGGGCCGGCGCCGCCGGATTCCTCGTCAAGGACATCGTGCCGGAGGACTTTCTCCACGCGGTACGCGTCGCCGCGCGCGGTGACGCCCTGCTCGCACCCTCGATCACCCGCAAGCTCATCAACAGGTACGTCGCCCAGCCGCTCGACACCGGCACCCGCACTGGGCTGGAGGAGCTGACCAACCGCGAGCGCGAGGCCGTCGTCCTGGTCGCGCAGGGCCTGTCCAACGACGAGATCGCTGACCGCATGGTCATCAGCCCGATGACCGCGAAGACCCACATCAACCGGGCCATGGCCAAGCTCCATGCCCGTGACCGCGCTCAGCTCGTAGTCCTCGCCTACGAAGCCGGCCTGGTAACCCCGCGCAACTCCTGA
- a CDS encoding heavy metal-responsive transcriptional regulator has product MRIGDLAAAGQVTAKTIRFYEQAGLLPAPPRTAGGYRDYAPEFVNRLAFIRDAQAAGLSLAEIRSVLDLRDSGQAPCGQVTTLIGEHLAEIERRLVELRQTRTLRDLARRAASMDPDTCSEGDICTILTQPRSTH; this is encoded by the coding sequence ATGCGTATCGGTGACCTCGCGGCGGCCGGCCAGGTGACGGCCAAGACCATCCGCTTCTACGAGCAGGCCGGACTGCTGCCCGCCCCGCCGCGCACGGCAGGTGGGTACCGCGACTACGCACCGGAGTTCGTGAACCGGCTGGCGTTCATCCGAGACGCTCAAGCGGCCGGCCTGAGCCTCGCCGAGATCCGGTCGGTCCTGGACCTGCGTGACAGCGGGCAGGCTCCGTGCGGCCAAGTCACCACACTGATCGGCGAGCACCTCGCTGAGATCGAACGCCGCCTGGTCGAACTCAGGCAGACCCGTACACTGCGCGACCTCGCCCGACGGGCCGCCTCGATGGATCCCGACACCTGCTCGGAAGGCGACATCTGCACCATCCTCACGCAGCCGCGATCGACACACTGA
- a CDS encoding DinB family protein has product MMEAIAMDRQAVYEDYERARRGFHQLLESASEADLARPSRGTKWTNEQLLWHMLFGYMAVRALLVLVHVFGRLPRGAGKAFARLLDAGTVPFDWVNYEGPRGAVKVYGPRRMGTAFDRVLDSLQRRLAAESDADLARGMHYPVRWDPFFKDFMTLADVYRYPTQHFDFHHRQLTLNSSDGRSGKPEVS; this is encoded by the coding sequence ATGATGGAGGCGATCGCGATGGACCGGCAGGCTGTGTACGAGGACTACGAACGGGCCCGCCGCGGCTTCCATCAGCTGCTGGAATCCGCCTCCGAGGCGGACCTTGCACGACCCAGCCGCGGTACCAAGTGGACCAACGAGCAGCTGTTGTGGCACATGCTCTTCGGCTACATGGCCGTCCGGGCTCTGCTGGTGCTGGTCCATGTCTTCGGGCGGCTTCCACGCGGCGCCGGCAAGGCGTTCGCTCGCCTTCTGGACGCGGGAACCGTGCCGTTCGACTGGGTCAACTACGAGGGTCCACGAGGGGCGGTGAAGGTCTACGGACCGCGCCGGATGGGCACCGCCTTCGACCGTGTCCTCGACTCCCTCCAGCGTCGGCTGGCCGCCGAGTCCGATGCCGACCTGGCCCGCGGTATGCACTACCCCGTGCGGTGGGACCCGTTCTTCAAGGACTTCATGACACTCGCGGACGTCTACCGCTACCCGACGCAGCACTTCGACTTCCACCACCGACAGCTCACGCTGAACAGCAGCGACGGGCGCAGCGGGAAGCCTGAGGTCAGCTGA
- a CDS encoding NAD(P)-binding domain-containing protein, which translates to MNATTEALPVVVIGAGPIGLAAAARLIERDIEPLVLEAGPVAASAVRDWSHVRLFSTWSEVVDPEAEKLLAPTGWVKPDGATYPSGGDWAELYLQPLADVLGDRVRYNATVTGVSRTGRDRIVDADRENQPFAVHITSAEGREERIFARAVIDASGTWSTPSPAGGSGLHALGEKSAVDHVTYRVPDLKDPAVRTRYAGKRTAVIGSGASAFTALAYLADLAKAEDGAGTHATWILRRGISGSTFGGGTADQLPARGALGLAAKAAVDGGYADAVTGFRTDAIEKTGEGRLVLVGEDGRRLDPVDEVIVLTGFRPDLTFLDELRLGLDERLQAPVELAPLIDPNQHSCGTVYPHGAGELSHPEKDVYLVGMKSYGRAPTFLAMTGYEQVRSVAAALAGDREAAERVELTLPETGVCGGAGLFDQPEAAEETGGGCCAAPATLTIGAPASSGGC; encoded by the coding sequence GTGAACGCGACCACCGAAGCCCTGCCTGTCGTCGTGATCGGCGCCGGCCCGATCGGACTCGCCGCGGCCGCCCGCCTCATCGAGCGGGACATCGAGCCCCTGGTCCTGGAGGCCGGTCCGGTCGCCGCGTCCGCCGTGCGCGACTGGTCTCACGTACGCCTCTTCTCCACCTGGTCCGAGGTCGTCGACCCCGAGGCCGAGAAGCTCCTAGCCCCCACTGGCTGGGTGAAGCCGGACGGTGCCACGTACCCCTCCGGTGGCGACTGGGCCGAGCTCTACCTTCAGCCCCTGGCCGACGTCCTCGGCGACCGCGTCCGCTACAACGCCACCGTCACCGGTGTCTCGCGCACCGGCCGTGACCGCATCGTCGACGCCGACCGAGAGAATCAGCCATTCGCCGTTCACATCACCAGCGCCGAGGGCCGTGAGGAGCGGATCTTCGCCCGCGCCGTCATCGACGCCTCCGGCACCTGGTCCACGCCCAGCCCGGCCGGCGGTAGCGGCCTGCACGCACTCGGCGAGAAGAGCGCGGTCGACCACGTCACGTACCGCGTCCCCGACCTGAAGGACCCCGCCGTCCGCACCCGCTACGCCGGCAAGCGCACCGCCGTCATCGGCTCGGGCGCCTCCGCCTTCACTGCCCTGGCCTACCTCGCCGACCTCGCCAAGGCGGAGGACGGCGCCGGGACGCACGCCACCTGGATCCTCCGACGTGGGATCAGCGGCTCCACCTTCGGCGGCGGCACCGCCGACCAACTGCCCGCCCGCGGCGCCCTCGGCCTCGCCGCCAAGGCCGCCGTCGACGGCGGCTACGCCGACGCGGTCACCGGTTTCCGCACCGACGCCATCGAGAAGACCGGGGAGGGCCGCCTGGTCCTGGTCGGTGAGGATGGCCGCCGCCTGGACCCGGTCGACGAGGTCATCGTCCTCACCGGCTTCCGCCCCGACCTCACGTTCCTCGACGAGCTCCGTCTCGGTCTCGACGAGCGCCTCCAGGCCCCGGTCGAGCTCGCGCCGCTGATCGACCCCAACCAGCACTCCTGCGGCACCGTCTACCCGCACGGGGCGGGCGAGCTCTCTCACCCGGAGAAGGACGTCTACCTGGTGGGCATGAAGTCCTACGGTCGGGCCCCGACGTTCCTGGCCATGACCGGCTACGAACAGGTCCGCTCCGTCGCCGCAGCCCTTGCCGGCGACCGCGAGGCCGCCGAGCGCGTCGAACTCACCCTTCCCGAGACCGGAGTGTGCGGCGGCGCGGGCCTGTTCGACCAGCCCGAGGCCGCCGAAGAGACCGGCGGCGGCTGCTGCGCCGCCCCGGCCACCCTCACCATCGGCGCCCCCGCCTCCTCCGGCGGCTGCTGA